In one window of Microtus pennsylvanicus isolate mMicPen1 chromosome 2, mMicPen1.hap1, whole genome shotgun sequence DNA:
- the Tubb1 gene encoding tubulin beta-1 chain isoform X1 → MREIVHIQIGQCGNQIGSKFWEVIGEEHGIDPAGGYCGASALQLERISVYYNEAYGKKYVPRAVLVDLEPGTMDSIRSSRLGALFQPDNFVHGNSGAGNNWAKGHYTEGAELIESVLDVVRRESESCDCLQGFQIVHSLGGGTGSGMGTLLMNKIREEYPDRILNSFSVMPSPKVSDTVVEPYNAALSIHQLIENTDACFCIDNEALYDICFRTLRLTTPTYGDLNHLVSLTMSGITTSLRFPGQLNADLRKLAVNMVPFPRLHFFMPGFAPLTAQGSQQYRALSVAELTQQMFDARNIMAACDPRRGRYLTVACIFRGKMSTKEVDQQLLSVQTRNSSCFVEWIPNNVKVAVCDIPPRGLNMAATFLGNNTAIQELFTRVSEHFSAMFRRKAFVHWYTSEGMDISEFGEAESDIHDLVSEYQQFQDVKAGLEESEEDREEEEAEMEAEDKEH, encoded by the exons ATGCGAGAAATCGTGCACATTCAGATTGGCCAGTGTGGCAACCAGATCGGATCCAAG TTCTGGGAGGTGATCGGAGAAGAACATGGGATTGACCCTGCTGGGGGCTACTGTGGGGCCTCCGCCCTGCAACTGGAGCGGATCAGCGTTTACTACAATGAAGCCTACG GTAAAAAGTATGTGCCCCGAGCTGTCCTTGTGGACCTGGAACCTGGGACGATGGACAGCATCCGATCCAGCAGATTAGGAGCCCTCTTTCAGCCTGATAATTTTGTTcatg GTAACTCAGGAGCTGGTAACAACTGGGCCAAGGGCCACTACACCGAGGGAGCAGAGCTGATCGAGAGCGTCCTGGATGTGGTGAGGCGGGAGAGCGAGAGCTGCGACTGCCTGCAGGGTTTCCAGATCGTGCACTCTCTGGGTGGGGGCACCGGCTCAGGCATGGGCACCTTGCTCATGAACAAGATCAGGGAGGAATACCCAGACCGGATCCTTAACTCCTTTAGCGTCATGCCGTCCCCCAAGGTGTCCGACACGGTGGTAGAGCCCTACAATGCCGCCCTGTCCATCCACCAGCTGATTGAGAACACAGATGCCTGTTTCTGCATCGACAACGAGGCACTCTACGACATTTGCTTCCGCACCCTGAGGCTGACGACACCCACCTACGGCGACCTCAACCACCTGGTGTCCTTGACCATGAGTGGCATCACCACCTCGCTACGGTTTCCCGGCCAGCTCAACGCGGACCTGCGCAAGCTGGCGGTGAATATGGTGCCCTTTCCTCGTCTCCACTTCTTCATGCCGGGCTTCGCTCCACTCACGGCCCAGGGCAGTCAGCAGTACCGAGCCCTCTCGGTGGCTGAGCTCACCCAACAGATGTTTGATGCCCGCAACATCATGGCCGCCTGTGACCCTCGCCGCGGTCGCTACTTGACTGTGGCTTGCATCTTCCGGGGTAAAATGTCCACTAAGGAAGTAGACCAACAGCTGCTGTCCGTGCAGACGAGGAACAGCAGCTGCTTCGTGGAATGGATTCCCAACAACGTCAAGGTGGCTGTGTGTGACATCCCACCCCGCGGGCTGAACATGGCAGCTACTTTCCTGGGTAACAATACAGCCATCCAGGAGCTCTTCACCAGGGTCTCCGAGCACTTCTCGGCCATGTTCAGAAGGAAAGCTTTTGTGCACTGGTATACCAGCGAAGGGATGGACATAAGTGAATTTGGGGAAGCTGAGAGTGATATCCATGACCTGGTATCTGAGTACCAACAATTTCAAGACGTCAAAGCAGGGCTGGAGGAGAGCGAAGaggacagggaggaagaggaggcagaaatggaggcagaagaTAAGGAACATTAG
- the Tubb1 gene encoding tubulin beta-1 chain isoform X2, whose translation MDSIRSSRLGALFQPDNFVHGNSGAGNNWAKGHYTEGAELIESVLDVVRRESESCDCLQGFQIVHSLGGGTGSGMGTLLMNKIREEYPDRILNSFSVMPSPKVSDTVVEPYNAALSIHQLIENTDACFCIDNEALYDICFRTLRLTTPTYGDLNHLVSLTMSGITTSLRFPGQLNADLRKLAVNMVPFPRLHFFMPGFAPLTAQGSQQYRALSVAELTQQMFDARNIMAACDPRRGRYLTVACIFRGKMSTKEVDQQLLSVQTRNSSCFVEWIPNNVKVAVCDIPPRGLNMAATFLGNNTAIQELFTRVSEHFSAMFRRKAFVHWYTSEGMDISEFGEAESDIHDLVSEYQQFQDVKAGLEESEEDREEEEAEMEAEDKEH comes from the exons ATGGACAGCATCCGATCCAGCAGATTAGGAGCCCTCTTTCAGCCTGATAATTTTGTTcatg GTAACTCAGGAGCTGGTAACAACTGGGCCAAGGGCCACTACACCGAGGGAGCAGAGCTGATCGAGAGCGTCCTGGATGTGGTGAGGCGGGAGAGCGAGAGCTGCGACTGCCTGCAGGGTTTCCAGATCGTGCACTCTCTGGGTGGGGGCACCGGCTCAGGCATGGGCACCTTGCTCATGAACAAGATCAGGGAGGAATACCCAGACCGGATCCTTAACTCCTTTAGCGTCATGCCGTCCCCCAAGGTGTCCGACACGGTGGTAGAGCCCTACAATGCCGCCCTGTCCATCCACCAGCTGATTGAGAACACAGATGCCTGTTTCTGCATCGACAACGAGGCACTCTACGACATTTGCTTCCGCACCCTGAGGCTGACGACACCCACCTACGGCGACCTCAACCACCTGGTGTCCTTGACCATGAGTGGCATCACCACCTCGCTACGGTTTCCCGGCCAGCTCAACGCGGACCTGCGCAAGCTGGCGGTGAATATGGTGCCCTTTCCTCGTCTCCACTTCTTCATGCCGGGCTTCGCTCCACTCACGGCCCAGGGCAGTCAGCAGTACCGAGCCCTCTCGGTGGCTGAGCTCACCCAACAGATGTTTGATGCCCGCAACATCATGGCCGCCTGTGACCCTCGCCGCGGTCGCTACTTGACTGTGGCTTGCATCTTCCGGGGTAAAATGTCCACTAAGGAAGTAGACCAACAGCTGCTGTCCGTGCAGACGAGGAACAGCAGCTGCTTCGTGGAATGGATTCCCAACAACGTCAAGGTGGCTGTGTGTGACATCCCACCCCGCGGGCTGAACATGGCAGCTACTTTCCTGGGTAACAATACAGCCATCCAGGAGCTCTTCACCAGGGTCTCCGAGCACTTCTCGGCCATGTTCAGAAGGAAAGCTTTTGTGCACTGGTATACCAGCGAAGGGATGGACATAAGTGAATTTGGGGAAGCTGAGAGTGATATCCATGACCTGGTATCTGAGTACCAACAATTTCAAGACGTCAAAGCAGGGCTGGAGGAGAGCGAAGaggacagggaggaagaggaggcagaaatggaggcagaagaTAAGGAACATTAG
- the Atp5f1e gene encoding ATP synthase F(1) complex subunit epsilon, mitochondrial encodes MVAYWRQAGLSYIRFSQICAKAVRDALKTEFKANAEKTSGSSIKIVKVKKE; translated from the exons ATGGTGGCGTACTGGCGGCAGGCTGGACTCAG CTACATCCGCTTCTCCCAGATCTGTGCGAAAGCAGTGAGGGATGCCCTGAAGACCGAGTTCAAAGCTAACGCCGAGAAGACGTCCGGCAGCAGCATAAAGATCGTGAAGGTGAAGAAGGAGTAG
- the Prelid3b gene encoding PRELI domain containing protein 3B codes for MKIWTSEHVFDHPWEMVTTAAMQKYPNPMNPSVVGVDVLDRHVDPSGKLHSHRLLSTEWGLPSIVKSLIGAARTKTYVQEHSVVDPVKKTMELRSTNISFTNMVSVDERLTYKPHPQHPEKTVLTQEAIITVKGVSLSSYLEGLMASTISSNANKGREAMEWVIHKLNAEIEELTASARGSIRTPMAAAAALVEK; via the exons CCACCCATGGGAAATGGTTACCACGGCTGCAATGCAGAAATACCCAAACCCCATGAATCCAAGCGTGGTTGGCGTTGACGTGTTGGACAGACATGTCGATCCCTCTGGAAAGCTGCACAGCCACAGGCTCCTCAGCACAGAGTGGGGCCTGCCTTCCATTGTGAAGTCT CTCATTGGTGCAGCAAGAACGAAAACCTACGTGCAGGAGCATTCTGTAGTTGACCCGGTAAAGAAAACCATGGAGCTCAGGTCCACCAAC ATCTCATTTACAAATATGGTCTCAGTCGACGAGAGGCTCACATACAAGCCGCACCCCCAGCACCCAGAGAA AACTGTCCTGACCCAGGAAGCTATCATCACCGTGAAAGGGGTCAGCCTCAGCAGCTACCTTGAAGGACTCATGGCAAGCACCATATCGTCCAACGCTAACAAA GGCCGGGAAGCAATGGAATGGGTGATCCATAAACTGAACGCCGAGATAGAAGAATTGACAGCATCAGCCAGAGGAAGCATAAGGACCCCAATGGCGGCCGCAGCAGCGTTGGTGGAAAAATGA